Proteins encoded in a region of the Nostoc sp. UHCC 0926 genome:
- a CDS encoding cupin domain-containing protein, producing the protein METILKSIAVPSGEGKSFLVLPGETMTLKATSADTDGAYTLIEVTDEPQAGPPFHLHRREDESFYILEGTFAFQIGVGEASRREASLKETRTVTATAGCFITAPKGVPHSYKNIGTTPARMLTLFVPAGIENFFEDLSKLTAAGTLDIDSIAAVAAMQGMELVPPPPEH; encoded by the coding sequence ATGGAAACTATTTTGAAGAGCATTGCCGTTCCATCTGGCGAAGGCAAATCGTTCCTAGTGTTGCCAGGGGAAACGATGACTTTGAAAGCAACCAGCGCAGATACGGATGGTGCTTACACGCTGATCGAAGTCACTGACGAGCCGCAAGCGGGACCGCCCTTTCATCTGCATCGACGCGAAGACGAGTCATTTTACATTCTGGAGGGAACCTTTGCCTTTCAGATTGGCGTTGGCGAAGCCTCTCGTAGAGAAGCCTCTCTGAAGGAGACTCGCACTGTGACAGCAACCGCAGGTTGCTTTATAACCGCTCCCAAAGGTGTTCCGCATTCTTACAAAAATATCGGCACCACACCCGCAAGGATGCTGACCCTTTTCGTCCCCGCAGGCATCGAGAACTTTTTCGAGGATCTGTCCAAGCTCACCGCTGCGGGCACATTGGACATCGATAGCATTGCTGCCGTCGCAGCGATGCAGGGAATGGAGTTAGTGCCCCCACCGCCCGAACATTGA